One window of Mesorhizobium sp. WSM4904 genomic DNA carries:
- a CDS encoding winged helix-turn-helix domain-containing protein produces the protein MTTFEFSGHRLDLHKGRLQRGGHDVDLRAKSLSLLIYLLENAGRVVGKDELVNAVWPNIAVSDDSLTQCMKDIRKALGPDADGLIRTVLRRGYVIDEDRVRRMGDRDAPATEAGQGARDAPSIAVLPFENLSGDPAQDYFADGMVDEIITALSRMRWLFVIARNSSFAYKGQADGLKRAGAELGVRYLLTGSVRKAGDHVRLTGQLIDQSSGKTIWANRYDGTMADVFDLQDRLAESVVGAIQPSILSAEIERSRRKRPESLAAYDYVLRAFPLTWSLERAQNEEAGTLLDHAIAIEPDYPLALSLLAWCHLQRAGYRWTETPAASREEGLRLAQKGAALSGDDPMVLAVLGAAHSFARDYDVADMHLARARALDPNSAWAWLRSAWLDVYRERPEAAIEKFEHFERLSPRDPMGYMAEIGIGTAHFIAARYDEAVALMQRGLSRQPGAWWGLRLLVTALVHAGRKDEARRACRRLMENYPGLTIARVGDASPFDAGTSERIAAGLREAGLPE, from the coding sequence ATGACGACGTTCGAATTCTCCGGCCACAGGCTCGATCTGCACAAGGGCAGGCTGCAGAGGGGCGGGCACGACGTCGACCTGCGCGCCAAATCGCTCTCGCTGCTCATCTATCTGCTGGAGAACGCCGGCCGCGTCGTCGGCAAGGATGAGCTGGTCAACGCCGTCTGGCCCAACATCGCCGTCTCCGACGATTCCCTTACTCAGTGCATGAAGGATATCCGCAAGGCACTCGGCCCGGACGCGGACGGTCTGATCCGCACCGTGCTGCGGCGAGGCTATGTGATAGACGAGGATCGCGTCCGTCGCATGGGGGATCGCGATGCGCCGGCCACGGAAGCGGGGCAGGGCGCCCGCGACGCGCCGTCGATCGCCGTGCTGCCCTTCGAGAATCTCAGCGGCGATCCGGCGCAGGACTATTTCGCCGACGGCATGGTCGACGAGATCATCACCGCCTTGTCGCGCATGCGTTGGCTGTTTGTCATCGCCCGCAATTCGAGCTTCGCCTACAAGGGGCAGGCCGATGGCTTGAAACGGGCCGGAGCCGAACTCGGCGTGCGCTACCTGCTGACCGGCAGCGTCCGCAAGGCCGGCGACCACGTCCGTCTAACGGGGCAGCTCATCGATCAGTCGTCCGGCAAGACGATCTGGGCCAACCGCTATGACGGAACCATGGCCGACGTGTTCGACCTGCAGGACCGGCTTGCGGAGAGCGTCGTCGGCGCTATCCAGCCTTCCATCCTGTCGGCCGAGATCGAGCGCTCGCGGCGCAAGCGGCCGGAAAGCCTCGCCGCCTACGACTACGTGCTGCGCGCCTTTCCGCTCACCTGGTCGCTCGAGCGGGCACAGAACGAGGAGGCAGGGACGCTGCTTGACCATGCGATCGCGATCGAGCCGGACTATCCGCTGGCGCTTTCGCTGCTGGCCTGGTGCCATCTGCAGCGCGCTGGCTACCGTTGGACCGAAACGCCGGCCGCTTCACGGGAGGAGGGGCTGCGCCTGGCGCAGAAGGGCGCGGCGCTGTCCGGCGACGACCCGATGGTGCTTGCCGTGCTGGGTGCGGCGCATTCCTTTGCCCGCGACTACGATGTCGCCGACATGCATCTGGCGCGGGCGCGCGCGCTCGATCCGAATTCCGCCTGGGCCTGGCTGCGCAGCGCCTGGCTGGACGTCTATCGCGAGCGGCCCGAGGCGGCGATAGAGAAGTTCGAGCATTTCGAACGGCTGAGCCCGCGCGACCCGATGGGCTACATGGCCGAGATCGGCATCGGCACGGCGCATTTCATCGCCGCGCGCTATGACGAGGCGGTGGCGCTGATGCAGCGCGGCCTTAGCCGGCAACCAGGCGCCTGGTGGGGACTGCGCCTGCTAGTCACGGCGCTGGTTCATGCCGGTCGCAAGGACGAGGCACGGCGCGCTTGCCGCAGGCTCATGGAAAACTACCCGGGGCTCACCATTGCCAGGGTCGGCGACGCCTCGCCCTTCGATGCGGGCACGAGCGAACGCATCGCCGCCGGCCTGCGCGAGGCCGGCCTGCCGGAGTGA
- a CDS encoding class I SAM-dependent methyltransferase, translating to MADMQGDRHWDENHSRSFLDYGRYFVPERERQIDIIADLIPAAPDGLMVELCCGEGLLSRALLERFPDCRVLALDGSERMREQTQKTCSDHGSRLTTAAFDLADRDWRSFSEPPQAIVSSLAIHHLDGRQKRMLFADVAAALRPGGVFVVADIVRPPSAAGLAIAARQWDEAVSSRSLAIDGDLAAFAEFNRLGWNYFRNPDGEPIDKPSSLAEQLAWLAEVGFAAVDCAWLFAGHAIFSGRRPDVAGQA from the coding sequence ATGGCGGACATGCAAGGCGATCGGCATTGGGACGAGAACCATTCCCGCAGCTTTCTCGACTATGGCCGCTACTTCGTTCCCGAGCGCGAGCGCCAGATCGACATCATCGCCGACCTGATCCCTGCCGCACCTGACGGCCTGATGGTCGAGCTCTGCTGCGGCGAGGGGCTGCTCAGCCGCGCCTTGCTGGAGCGGTTTCCCGATTGCCGGGTGCTGGCGCTCGACGGTTCGGAGCGGATGCGCGAGCAGACGCAAAAAACCTGCAGCGACCATGGAAGCCGCCTGACCACGGCCGCCTTCGATCTGGCGGATCGCGATTGGCGGAGCTTTTCCGAGCCGCCGCAAGCGATCGTCTCTTCGCTCGCCATCCACCACCTCGACGGCCGGCAGAAGCGGATGCTGTTTGCGGACGTCGCGGCGGCATTGCGCCCGGGCGGCGTCTTCGTGGTGGCCGACATCGTGCGTCCGCCGAGCGCCGCGGGCCTCGCCATCGCCGCGCGGCAGTGGGACGAGGCGGTGAGTTCGCGCTCGCTCGCGATCGACGGCGACCTGGCGGCCTTCGCCGAGTTCAACCGCCTCGGCTGGAACTATTTCCGCAATCCCGACGGCGAGCCGATCGACAAACCGTCCTCGCTGGCCGAGCAGCTTGCCTGGCTGGCCGAAGTTGGGTTCGCCGCAGTCGATTGCGCCTGGCTGTTCGCCGGCCACGCGATCTTCAGCGGACGGAGGCCCGATGTCGCGGGACAGGCTTGA